A region of the Atribacterota bacterium genome:
AAAGCAAGATTTTAACCCCCTTTGGCTTGGCAAAGGTCATTGAGGTTAATGTTTTTAAAGATAGCATTAGTTTACGTTTAGAAGATGGACGGGAAATTGAAATTAACGAGGAAGAATATGATCGATATTTTCTCTGAGGTGAGGAACTTTCGTACGGGGCGGAGATACATTTCTATGGAAGGTGAGGTCAGGTGATACGTAACGAGGTGGAAACCTTAGGAATATCGGTAGAAAGGGAAAAGCTTTGGTTTGAGCAAAAAATTAGGGAATCCGAACGGAACCTCTTTCGGTTCGCCCTGCATCTTACCGGAAATATGGAGAAATCCGAGGACCTGGTTCAGGAAGCCCTTTTGCGGGCTTTTCAGTACCGTCATAGTTATGACCCCTCCCGTTCCTTTGAAAACTGGGTATATGCGATTCTGCTCAACGTGTATCGGAAACAATGCAAGAAAGAACGCATTGTTCGTTTGGTACTGCCGTGGAAGACTTTGGATGAGGATGAAGAGGAAAGAGCGTGGGATATTCTGGAGTGGGAAGGGGATGGTCCAGAACAAGCAGTACTCAAAAAACAGGTACTTTGGGACCTTCGTGCCGCCATTGATAAATTGCCTTTAAAGATGAAGGAAGTGGTGGTTCTCTGTGACGT
Encoded here:
- a CDS encoding sigma-70 family RNA polymerase sigma factor, giving the protein MIRNEVETLGISVEREKLWFEQKIRESERNLFRFALHLTGNMEKSEDLVQEALLRAFQYRHSYDPSRSFENWVYAILLNVYRKQCKKERIVRLVLPWKTLDEDEEERAWDILEWEGDGPEQAVLKKQVLWDLRAAIDKLPLKMKEVVVLCDVMDHSYEEASEILGCPIGTVRSRLHRARKQIKAMLEEMYGEEILSLWK